A single genomic interval of Natronolimnobius sp. AArcel1 harbors:
- a CDS encoding type 1 glutamine amidotransferase yields the protein MSQLRIAVLNAAHQDENTTRNFRRELDASLSEFDVTSGSVPDHFAFDGVVVTGSRSSVYWDDDWITTTAEWVRKAIDRDIPHLGICWGHQLLAHVLGGTVSDMGAYEVGYSDIEQVGESRLFNGISSEFSAFTSHSDEVADLPPGADPLAENHYSNHGFRKDHVFGLQFHPEYDTKTARELVHRKELSDERLESILAEITEENYQQACPAKLIFDNYLEFVREVAAEPAMTAASVDAPVGATAETDVGCSD from the coding sequence ATGAGTCAACTACGCATTGCCGTCCTGAATGCCGCCCACCAGGACGAGAACACGACGCGGAACTTCCGGCGCGAACTCGACGCCTCGCTGTCGGAATTCGACGTGACGAGCGGATCGGTCCCCGACCACTTTGCGTTCGACGGCGTCGTGGTCACCGGTTCGCGGTCGTCAGTGTACTGGGATGACGACTGGATCACGACAACCGCTGAGTGGGTCCGTAAAGCGATTGATCGTGACATACCACATCTCGGCATCTGTTGGGGTCACCAACTGCTTGCACACGTTCTCGGTGGCACCGTCTCCGATATGGGTGCCTACGAAGTCGGCTACAGCGATATTGAGCAAGTCGGCGAGTCCCGCCTGTTCAATGGCATCTCGAGCGAGTTTAGCGCGTTCACCAGCCACTCCGACGAAGTCGCGGACCTCCCACCCGGTGCCGACCCGCTCGCCGAAAACCACTACTCCAACCACGGCTTCCGCAAGGACCACGTCTTCGGCCTGCAGTTCCACCCCGAATACGACACGAAAACCGCCCGTGAACTCGTCCACCGCAAGGAACTATCCGACGAACGACTCGAGTCTATTCTCGCGGAAATCACCGAAGAGAACTACCAACAGGCGTGCCCCGCAAAACTCATCTTCGACAACTATCTTGAGTTCGTCCGCGAGGTCGCAGCCGAACCGGCGATGACAGCGGCCAGTGTCGACGCTCCTGTTGGGGCGACCGCCGAGACGGACGTCGGCTGTTCTGACTGA
- a CDS encoding alpha/beta fold hydrolase, whose amino-acid sequence MPTAVTDSVSLYYTHEGDGPPVVFVSEAGLGGWSWGWQHTALAGPYETLIWDLRGTGRSDGPPGPYALETLAADLEAVLADCSIRTAHVVGCGLGGAVALEAARSSNRVATLSLIGTAAEGSAFDLEPLFAPPDDLDALRTSLEAGFSAEFLAAQPDAVSGMADWRADGDADRAGWEAQVGALEDFDASDWLVEVTQPTRVFHGTEDALVPASAGQTLARGLPRGEFVPLEGAGHLAMIEQSRTINDLLVGFLEDQTADEQ is encoded by the coding sequence ATGCCGACTGCTGTGACCGACTCCGTCTCGCTGTACTACACCCACGAGGGCGATGGGCCACCCGTCGTCTTCGTCTCCGAGGCCGGCCTCGGCGGCTGGTCATGGGGGTGGCAACACACTGCGCTCGCCGGTCCCTACGAAACCCTCATCTGGGATCTCCGTGGTACCGGCCGCTCCGATGGACCGCCCGGTCCCTACGCCCTCGAGACGCTCGCCGCTGATCTCGAGGCCGTTCTCGCCGATTGTAGCATCCGAACCGCCCACGTCGTCGGCTGTGGACTCGGCGGCGCAGTTGCACTCGAGGCCGCCCGTTCCTCGAATCGTGTCGCAACGCTCTCGCTGATCGGCACCGCGGCTGAGGGCTCGGCGTTCGACCTCGAGCCGCTGTTCGCCCCGCCGGACGATTTGGACGCACTTCGGACATCACTCGAGGCCGGCTTTTCCGCCGAGTTCCTTGCTGCACAGCCCGATGCCGTGTCAGGAATGGCTGACTGGCGCGCCGACGGCGACGCCGACCGCGCGGGCTGGGAGGCCCAGGTTGGCGCACTCGAGGACTTCGACGCGAGCGACTGGCTCGTCGAGGTGACTCAGCCGACGCGAGTTTTCCACGGGACCGAGGACGCGCTCGTGCCAGCGTCAGCGGGCCAAACCCTCGCCCGCGGGCTGCCACGGGGGGAATTCGTCCCGCTCGAGGGCGCGGGCCATCTCGCAATGATTGAGCAATCACGGACGATCAATGATCTGTTAGTGGGCTTTCTCGAGGACCAGACCGCCGACGAGCAATGA
- the argF gene encoding ornithine carbamoyltransferase, which produces MTASDSTATELRHFLEIDDLSASELQTVLERAETYKRAQHAGEEHEDLEGQTLGMIFQKPSTRTRVSFETGMTQLGGHAVFLGEDDIQLGHGEPLKDTARTLSRYVDAVMARVFKHDNIEVLAEYASVPIVNGLTDDAHPCQTLADLLTIREQQGGFEDVSVAWVGDGNNVAQSFAVGAALTDLDLTVATPDGYAIDDDVLERARDLGGDPTITTDPTEAVADADIIYTDVWISMGQEDERDVRMNDFQGFQVNSDLLSHAPDASVMHCLPAHRGEEITDAVVESDHSIVFDQAENRLHAQKALLSWLLE; this is translated from the coding sequence ATGACAGCATCAGATTCGACAGCAACAGAGTTGCGACACTTCCTCGAGATCGACGACCTCTCTGCGAGCGAACTGCAGACGGTCCTCGAGCGCGCCGAGACGTACAAACGCGCCCAGCACGCGGGCGAAGAGCACGAAGACCTCGAGGGCCAGACCCTGGGGATGATCTTCCAGAAGCCGAGTACGCGCACCCGCGTCTCCTTCGAGACGGGGATGACCCAACTCGGCGGTCACGCCGTCTTCCTGGGCGAAGATGACATCCAGCTCGGCCACGGCGAGCCGCTAAAAGACACCGCGCGAACGCTGTCGCGCTACGTCGACGCGGTGATGGCGCGCGTGTTCAAACACGACAACATCGAGGTGCTCGCGGAGTACGCCTCGGTCCCCATCGTCAACGGCCTCACCGATGACGCCCACCCCTGCCAGACGCTTGCGGACCTGCTGACCATCCGCGAGCAACAAGGTGGCTTCGAGGACGTGTCGGTCGCCTGGGTCGGTGACGGCAACAACGTCGCCCAGTCGTTCGCCGTTGGTGCCGCACTGACCGACCTCGATCTGACTGTCGCGACACCCGACGGCTACGCCATCGACGACGATGTCCTCGAGCGCGCCCGTGACCTCGGCGGCGATCCGACAATCACGACCGATCCCACGGAAGCCGTCGCTGACGCAGACATTATCTACACTGATGTCTGGATCAGCATGGGCCAGGAGGACGAACGCGACGTCCGCATGAACGACTTCCAGGGCTTTCAGGTCAACTCGGACCTGCTCTCGCACGCCCCCGACGCCTCCGTCATGCACTGTCTGCCCGCCCACCGCGGCGAGGAGATTACCGACGCAGTCGTCGAAAGCGACCACTCGATTGTCTTCGATCAAGCCGAAAACAGGCTGCACGCTCAGAAAGCGCTGTTGAGTTGGCTGCTCGAGTAA
- a CDS encoding CPBP family intramembrane glutamic endopeptidase: MIDRQSLIVFVGSLVALAGGFVAVSWLTGVSLILLAPAYMFTPFFAGLATYIAAGKSFERAGLRFPWNRLQWLALAALIPIVLVLLGTGLALGLPGVEFVPDANPLTGEGTDFAQVPEGADGETPDGPSFDWPLNLLVALVAALVVGATINAIFALGEEFGWRGVLLTELAPLGFWGASAAIGVVWGLWHAPIILEGYNYPSYPLEGVAVMTLACLAMSPVYTYVAVRAKSVVAPTVLHGVFNGFATTMLVFAQGGHELLVNPVGGIGIAVFGLAALAIALTGTPTLTDEWALEEADEDSEAESETEAGDRTDDSDLETTDSADSDPTADSE, encoded by the coding sequence GTGATCGACCGTCAGTCACTCATCGTCTTTGTCGGCTCGCTCGTCGCGCTCGCAGGCGGCTTCGTCGCCGTCTCGTGGCTGACCGGCGTGAGTCTGATTCTCCTTGCGCCAGCGTACATGTTCACGCCGTTTTTCGCCGGGCTCGCGACCTATATCGCGGCCGGGAAGTCGTTCGAGCGAGCAGGCCTTCGGTTCCCGTGGAACCGCCTGCAGTGGCTCGCTCTCGCCGCACTCATCCCGATTGTGCTCGTCCTGCTCGGCACTGGACTCGCACTTGGCCTGCCAGGCGTTGAGTTCGTTCCCGACGCGAATCCGCTGACCGGCGAGGGGACGGATTTCGCACAGGTCCCAGAGGGTGCTGACGGCGAAACGCCCGACGGCCCGTCGTTCGACTGGCCGCTGAATCTCCTCGTGGCGCTCGTCGCAGCACTCGTCGTCGGCGCAACCATCAACGCCATCTTCGCGCTCGGCGAGGAGTTCGGCTGGCGCGGCGTCCTCCTGACCGAACTCGCGCCGCTTGGCTTCTGGGGAGCCTCAGCCGCTATCGGCGTCGTCTGGGGACTCTGGCACGCGCCGATCATCCTCGAGGGGTACAACTACCCGTCCTACCCGCTCGAGGGCGTCGCCGTGATGACGCTCGCCTGTCTCGCCATGTCGCCGGTCTACACCTACGTCGCCGTCCGCGCGAAGTCGGTCGTCGCACCGACGGTGCTTCACGGCGTCTTCAACGGCTTTGCGACGACGATGCTCGTCTTCGCACAGGGCGGCCACGAACTCCTTGTCAACCCCGTCGGCGGAATTGGAATCGCCGTCTTCGGACTCGCAGCCCTCGCGATTGCCTTGACCGGCACGCCGACGCTGACGGACGAGTGGGCGCTCGAGGAGGCAGACGAAGATTCCGAGGCTGAGTCCGAGACTGAGGCTGGAGACAGAACCGACGATTCCGACCTCGAGACGACCGATTCTGCTGATTCCGACCCGACAGCAGATTCCGAGTAG
- the thrC gene encoding threonine synthase produces the protein MSLNLSADQPTVPDDADDGVWLECIECGETFAPFDDVRYTCDECDGLLEVRYADLPTLEDYEGQGQGVWRYADALPLEEGVTTQEGATPLYEVPRLEEDIGVEALRIKHEGMNPTGSFKDRGMTVGVAVAKELGVGRLACASTGNTSAALAAYGSRGGMETLVLLPAGKVAAGKIAQASLHGARILEVDGNFDACLDIVQELAQQGEAYLLNSLNPFRLEGQKTIGLEILEGFLADYDTVPDRIILPVGNAGNTSALYKAFRELVQVGSLEEDEVPKLTGVQAEGAAPMVEAIENGADEVRRWEDVETRATAIRIGNPVNAPKALPGIRETGGTAISVSDEEITAAQRDLAGEGIGVEPASAASVAGLRKLRAEGIVDDDEHVACLTTGHLLKDPDAAAAAGADPEPVPAETEGVLEHLKQ, from the coding sequence ATGAGTCTCAATCTCTCGGCCGACCAGCCGACCGTGCCCGACGACGCCGACGACGGCGTCTGGCTCGAGTGCATCGAGTGCGGTGAAACGTTCGCGCCCTTCGACGACGTCCGTTACACCTGCGACGAGTGCGACGGCCTCCTCGAGGTCCGCTACGCCGATCTCCCCACGCTCGAGGACTACGAGGGGCAGGGCCAGGGTGTTTGGCGCTACGCCGACGCACTCCCGCTCGAAGAGGGCGTGACGACCCAGGAAGGCGCAACGCCGCTGTATGAGGTGCCACGGCTCGAGGAGGATATCGGCGTCGAGGCGCTGCGGATCAAACACGAGGGGATGAACCCGACGGGGTCGTTCAAGGACCGCGGCATGACCGTCGGCGTCGCGGTCGCGAAAGAACTCGGCGTCGGGCGACTCGCCTGTGCCTCGACCGGAAACACGAGCGCCGCGCTCGCGGCCTACGGCTCCCGCGGTGGGATGGAGACGCTCGTGCTCCTGCCAGCAGGGAAGGTCGCCGCCGGAAAAATCGCACAGGCCAGTTTGCACGGCGCGCGCATTCTCGAGGTCGACGGCAACTTTGACGCCTGCCTCGACATCGTCCAGGAACTCGCCCAGCAGGGCGAAGCCTACCTGCTGAACTCGCTGAACCCGTTCCGACTCGAGGGCCAGAAGACGATCGGCCTCGAGATTCTCGAGGGCTTTCTCGCGGACTACGACACCGTGCCGGATCGGATCATCCTCCCCGTCGGCAACGCCGGAAATACGTCGGCGCTGTACAAGGCCTTCCGCGAACTCGTCCAGGTGGGCTCGCTCGAAGAAGATGAGGTACCGAAACTGACGGGCGTCCAGGCCGAGGGCGCAGCGCCGATGGTCGAAGCAATCGAGAACGGCGCGGACGAAGTTCGGCGCTGGGAAGATGTCGAGACGCGCGCGACGGCAATCCGAATCGGGAACCCGGTCAACGCGCCGAAGGCGCTGCCGGGCATTCGCGAGACGGGCGGGACCGCGATTTCGGTCTCGGACGAAGAGATTACTGCAGCGCAGCGCGATCTCGCAGGCGAAGGGATTGGCGTCGAACCGGCCTCCGCAGCCTCCGTCGCCGGCCTCCGAAAACTGCGCGCCGAGGGCATCGTTGACGACGACGAGCACGTTGCCTGCCTGACGACCGGCCACCTGCTCAAAGACCCCGACGCTGCGGCGGCCGCTGGAGCCGATCCGGAGCCAGTTCCTGCAGAGACTGAGGGCGTCCTCGAGCACCTCAAACAGTAA
- a CDS encoding [LysW]-lysine hydrolase → MSTSSNEHVSLEDARTLLVDLVSIPSPTREERKAAKRLVEFFESHDREVWIDAVGNVRAPADDSVLLTSHIDTVPGDIPVEVEESGDDEVLWGRGSVDATGPLAAMAAAAVRTGVSFVGVVGEEVDSKGARYLVDDRDKMPDAVINGEPSGTNGITLGYRGLLAGTYVATSESGHTSRPDPNAIQHAVRWWSAVEDRFEGDEYEPIFEQVTTKPVDIDGGISEDGLSVEATMDVQLRVPPALDVETVREAAEAELEVGTVTWKDAVPPVMTSPRTEVARAFRVAIRDVGEEPRLVRKTGTSDMNIYAGAWDCPIATYGPGNSDLDHAPDERLSLSEYDQSVEILERVSKTLNGGPDE, encoded by the coding sequence ATGAGCACATCGTCGAACGAGCACGTCTCACTCGAGGACGCACGGACGCTGTTGGTCGATCTCGTCTCGATTCCCTCGCCCACGCGCGAGGAACGCAAGGCAGCCAAACGGCTGGTCGAGTTTTTCGAGTCCCACGACCGCGAGGTCTGGATCGACGCCGTCGGCAACGTCCGTGCGCCGGCAGACGATTCAGTCCTGCTGACCTCCCACATCGACACCGTCCCGGGGGATATCCCCGTCGAAGTCGAAGAAAGTGGCGACGACGAGGTCCTCTGGGGACGCGGCAGCGTCGACGCGACGGGACCGCTCGCTGCGATGGCCGCGGCCGCTGTCCGAACGGGCGTCTCGTTCGTCGGCGTCGTCGGCGAAGAAGTTGATTCAAAGGGCGCACGCTATCTGGTTGATGACCGCGACAAAATGCCTGATGCCGTTATCAACGGCGAACCGTCCGGAACCAACGGAATCACGCTTGGCTATCGTGGCTTACTCGCTGGGACCTACGTCGCGACAAGCGAGTCCGGACACACCTCGCGGCCGGACCCAAACGCTATTCAGCACGCCGTTCGCTGGTGGTCGGCCGTCGAAGACCGCTTCGAAGGCGACGAGTACGAACCCATCTTCGAGCAGGTAACGACCAAACCGGTCGACATTGACGGCGGCATCAGCGAGGACGGCCTCTCCGTCGAGGCGACGATGGACGTCCAACTGCGCGTCCCGCCCGCTCTCGACGTCGAAACCGTCCGCGAAGCCGCAGAGGCCGAACTCGAGGTCGGGACCGTCACCTGGAAGGACGCGGTCCCGCCCGTCATGACGAGCCCGCGGACCGAGGTCGCTCGAGCCTTCCGCGTCGCTATCCGCGACGTTGGCGAAGAACCGCGCCTGGTCCGGAAGACCGGAACCAGTGACATGAACATCTACGCCGGTGCGTGGGACTGCCCGATAGCCACCTACGGCCCGGGTAACTCCGACCTCGATCACGCACCCGACGAACGCCTCTCGCTTTCGGAATACGACCAGTCGGTCGAGATCTTAGAGCGCGTTTCCAAAACACTCAATGGAGGACCCGACGAATGA
- a CDS encoding DUF3368 domain-containing protein codes for MWVFDATPLIYLAKVEQLEIVSALDGTCYIPDRVYAEVVTTGLEEGYPDARRIEQRVDAGVLEVVSTPDSPLWDRLQDNPRLSDADVSVLVCADQFDATAVMDEAAGRTAAAVEDIKTKGTAYLVLSCTKNGHLPVADARETIDAMVDAGWHCAPDLYAKIVKKLDSFDN; via the coding sequence ATGTGGGTTTTCGACGCGACCCCACTCATCTATCTCGCAAAAGTTGAGCAACTGGAGATCGTTTCGGCACTCGATGGGACGTGTTACATCCCTGACCGGGTATACGCCGAAGTCGTGACGACTGGTCTTGAGGAAGGCTATCCTGATGCTCGTCGCATCGAACAACGGGTCGACGCAGGCGTCCTCGAGGTCGTTTCAACTCCGGACTCCCCACTCTGGGATCGATTACAGGACAATCCTCGATTGAGTGATGCAGATGTGTCGGTGCTCGTCTGTGCTGACCAGTTCGATGCAACTGCCGTCATGGACGAAGCCGCCGGTCGAACGGCTGCGGCGGTCGAAGATATCAAGACGAAAGGAACTGCGTATCTCGTCCTCTCGTGCACTAAGAACGGCCATCTTCCTGTTGCAGACGCGCGTGAGACTATCGACGCGATGGTCGACGCTGGCTGGCACTGTGCTCCCGACCTCTACGCGAAAATCGTCAAAAAATTGGACTCGTTCGACAACTGA
- a CDS encoding aspartate aminotransferase family protein, with protein sequence MSDHDFISGSKPIGIERGEGVSLYTADGTEYLDAGASYACTPLGHSHPAVVEAVQEQVGNLTFVDSSFPVQSREDAYAALVAATPDGLDQAWFCNSGTESNEAALKFARSATGNSKIIAATRSFHGRTMGSLAATWKDTYKKPYEPLAGDVEFVPYGDSDELADAIDDETAAVILEPIQGEGGINVPPQGYLETARDLTNEADAALVFDEVQTGMGRTGEMWACENAGVTPDILTTAKGLGNGLPVGAVVVADWIADGAASHNATFSGGPVVSAAVHATISTLVEEEWTTHAAAMGDYLTSELEAALGDEVREIRGEGLLIGIELKRGANRAARDLAMKHQILALPAGRTVLRLLPPLVLDEAEADRLVDALRAVIAPNPEAQTES encoded by the coding sequence ATGAGTGACCACGATTTCATCTCCGGCAGCAAGCCAATCGGTATCGAACGCGGAGAGGGCGTCTCACTGTACACTGCAGACGGAACGGAGTATCTCGACGCAGGTGCGAGCTACGCCTGTACGCCGCTCGGGCACTCCCATCCTGCCGTTGTCGAGGCCGTCCAAGAGCAGGTCGGGAACCTGACGTTCGTCGATTCCTCGTTCCCCGTCCAGTCTCGTGAGGACGCCTACGCGGCACTCGTCGCGGCAACGCCCGACGGACTGGATCAGGCCTGGTTCTGTAACTCCGGAACCGAATCCAACGAAGCCGCACTGAAATTCGCCCGTTCGGCAACGGGCAACTCCAAGATCATCGCAGCGACCCGCTCGTTCCACGGCCGGACAATGGGCTCGCTCGCGGCCACCTGGAAGGACACGTACAAGAAACCCTACGAGCCACTGGCCGGCGACGTGGAGTTCGTCCCCTACGGCGACAGCGACGAACTCGCAGACGCCATCGACGACGAGACCGCAGCCGTCATCCTCGAGCCGATTCAGGGCGAAGGCGGGATCAACGTGCCCCCGCAGGGCTACCTCGAGACCGCCCGCGACCTGACCAATGAGGCTGACGCAGCGCTCGTCTTCGACGAAGTCCAGACCGGCATGGGCCGCACGGGCGAAATGTGGGCCTGCGAGAACGCAGGCGTCACGCCCGATATCCTCACGACGGCGAAAGGCCTTGGCAACGGTCTCCCTGTCGGCGCAGTTGTTGTTGCAGACTGGATCGCAGACGGCGCGGCTTCGCACAACGCCACATTCAGCGGCGGCCCCGTCGTCTCCGCGGCCGTCCACGCGACTATCTCGACGCTCGTCGAGGAGGAGTGGACCACCCACGCCGCCGCAATGGGCGACTATCTCACCAGCGAACTCGAGGCTGCCCTCGGTGACGAGGTCCGCGAGATTCGCGGCGAGGGACTGCTGATTGGAATCGAACTGAAACGGGGCGCGAACCGCGCTGCCCGCGATCTGGCGATGAAACATCAGATTTTGGCGCTGCCAGCGGGTCGAACCGTCCTGCGTCTCCTGCCGCCGCTCGTGCTCGACGAGGCCGAAGCGGATCGACTCGTGGACGCGCTGCGTGCGGTCATCGCCCCCAACCCAGAAGCCCAAACTGAATCATGA
- a CDS encoding acetylglutamate/acetylaminoadipate kinase, which produces MTVVVKIGGARAVDPEGALSDVAALVAEGEDVVLTHGGSTAVDETLEDLGEEPTYVETPGGVVGRFTDEDTMDVFKMVMPGKLNTDLVESLQNLDVNAVGLSGTDGKLLEGKRKSAVRVKEDGKKKILRGDHSGKIESVNADLLETVLAGGYTPVVSVPMLGKEKSGGYTAVNADADRAAAAIAGALEADLVVLTDVSGIYEDPDDESTKIDSAATPAEFEVVKDAAEGFMTKKVMAAEEALEGGASSVTVASANADAPITSALEGEGTTLEPGVLEESAEVDQ; this is translated from the coding sequence ATGACAGTCGTAGTAAAGATCGGCGGCGCACGCGCTGTCGACCCCGAAGGCGCACTCAGTGACGTTGCAGCACTCGTCGCTGAGGGAGAAGATGTGGTCCTCACGCACGGCGGCTCGACCGCTGTGGATGAGACGCTCGAGGACCTCGGCGAAGAGCCAACCTACGTTGAGACGCCCGGTGGCGTCGTCGGTCGTTTTACCGACGAGGACACCATGGACGTGTTCAAGATGGTGATGCCGGGCAAGCTCAACACGGATCTCGTCGAGAGCCTGCAGAACCTCGATGTGAACGCTGTCGGCCTCTCGGGCACGGACGGGAAACTGCTCGAGGGCAAGCGCAAATCTGCCGTTCGCGTCAAAGAAGACGGCAAGAAGAAGATTTTGCGCGGCGACCACTCCGGCAAAATCGAATCCGTCAACGCCGACCTGCTCGAGACCGTTCTCGCGGGTGGCTACACGCCCGTCGTCTCCGTTCCGATGTTAGGAAAGGAGAAGTCAGGCGGCTATACGGCTGTGAACGCCGACGCCGACCGCGCCGCAGCTGCGATTGCAGGCGCACTCGAGGCAGACCTCGTCGTCCTCACAGACGTCTCGGGAATCTACGAAGATCCCGACGACGAGTCGACGAAGATCGATTCGGCCGCCACTCCCGCGGAGTTCGAAGTCGTCAAAGACGCCGCTGAAGGGTTCATGACGAAGAAGGTCATGGCCGCCGAAGAGGCACTCGAGGGTGGCGCATCCTCGGTGACCGTCGCATCGGCAAACGCAGACGCACCGATTACGAGCGCACTCGAGGGCGAGGGCACGACGCTCGAGCCTGGCGTTCTTGAGGAGTCAGCGGAGGTCGACCAATGA
- a CDS encoding AMP-binding protein — translation MGHAVVTLSLSRRADRVPDRTAVVDISEDYRYAPAETVHENRVSYAELSEITAETGARLESIGIDAGDTVCLLTRNRIASLALLFACRRLGATFAPISHLLTPVTVEYPFDVLEPTLLIAETAQRDLVHSAPIADDQVLTLSELADIDVSDTDANRQSQLDTPRPRVGDDQDAETEHPLLLLHGEGGHPVVAYSAQALEWNCIAAMTTWGLSKGDTVPLITPLSAYDGLLRVALPTVYAGGTLLLDRAFDPGDMLTAIEREEATLLSGRTATLRGLASKSDFPDALESLSFVAPDVSVPRSALEPYREAGISLARVYGRLECPFACAQEPAEQTNAVTAAGTDDERRYVGHPVLDCRVRVRGADDGDGAGSRIEGATEGRLALSGPVLADGYAGTANEPAVDQDRLDERTDDHETNTADRAQFANGWLETTDLCRRDNDGQFTIAQ, via the coding sequence GTGGGACACGCGGTTGTGACCCTCTCGCTCTCGCGACGTGCCGACCGCGTTCCAGACCGGACGGCGGTGGTTGACATCTCCGAGGACTACCGCTATGCGCCCGCAGAAACCGTCCACGAGAACCGAGTCTCCTATGCAGAACTGTCGGAGATTACGGCCGAGACGGGTGCGCGCCTCGAGTCGATCGGTATCGACGCTGGCGACACAGTCTGTCTGCTCACCCGAAATCGGATCGCCTCGCTCGCGCTGTTGTTTGCCTGTCGCCGTCTTGGGGCGACGTTCGCGCCGATTTCACACCTGTTGACGCCAGTGACCGTCGAGTACCCGTTCGACGTGCTTGAACCGACACTCCTCATCGCGGAAACGGCCCAGCGCGACCTGGTTCACTCAGCTCCGATTGCAGACGACCAGGTGTTGACGCTCTCGGAACTGGCCGACATCGATGTCAGCGATACCGACGCCAACCGACAGTCTCAGCTCGATACTCCTCGACCTCGAGTCGGCGACGATCAAGACGCCGAGACTGAGCACCCACTGCTTCTCTTGCATGGCGAGGGCGGCCACCCGGTTGTGGCGTACTCCGCACAGGCTCTCGAGTGGAACTGCATTGCGGCGATGACGACGTGGGGGCTCTCCAAGGGAGATACCGTTCCGCTCATCACGCCGTTGTCGGCGTACGACGGCCTCCTTCGTGTCGCGCTGCCGACGGTGTATGCCGGTGGGACGCTCCTACTCGACCGGGCGTTCGATCCCGGCGATATGCTCACTGCGATCGAGCGCGAGGAGGCAACGTTGCTTTCGGGTCGAACGGCAACACTCCGTGGACTCGCATCTAAATCCGACTTCCCAGACGCACTCGAGTCACTCTCGTTTGTCGCGCCCGATGTGTCTGTTCCGAGGAGCGCCCTCGAGCCCTATCGAGAGGCAGGCATCTCACTTGCACGCGTCTACGGCCGCCTCGAGTGTCCGTTTGCGTGCGCGCAGGAGCCAGCGGAGCAGACGAACGCGGTAACTGCTGCCGGAACGGATGACGAGCGCCGGTACGTTGGCCACCCGGTACTCGACTGTCGGGTGCGAGTGCGTGGCGCTGATGATGGCGACGGTGCTGGGTCCCGAATTGAAGGGGCCACAGAGGGCCGGCTTGCTCTGTCGGGCCCCGTTCTTGCCGATGGCTACGCTGGGACTGCAAACGAACCTGCGGTGGATCAGGACCGTCTCGATGAGCGAACAGACGACCACGAGACTAACACGGCTGATCGCGCCCAATTCGCGAACGGCTGGCTCGAGACGACTGATCTGTGCCGACGTGACAACGATGGCCAGTTCACTATCGCCCAATAG
- a CDS encoding DUF1684 domain-containing protein produces the protein MTDSSEPTDASGEDTADDGLEGDIDIEQWRAELEDKRGEKDEFFAEHPQSPVPPEQRDDFAGVDYFDPDPTYRVHATATVHDDPEVVLMDTTAGREMRYLRLVTLEFDLERDEEDLEDGTYELAAYQLESPNEQQLFIPFRDKTTGQQTYEGGRYMELAPDRDLETGDDLVVDFNLAYTPFCGYSETYDCPLPPEENWLEVTIPAGERFE, from the coding sequence ATGACCGACTCCAGCGAGCCGACCGACGCCAGCGGCGAGGACACAGCCGATGACGGCCTCGAGGGCGATATCGACATCGAGCAGTGGCGGGCCGAACTCGAGGACAAGCGTGGCGAAAAGGACGAGTTCTTCGCCGAACATCCCCAGTCACCAGTCCCACCAGAACAGCGAGACGACTTTGCGGGTGTGGACTACTTCGATCCTGACCCGACCTACCGCGTCCACGCGACTGCGACAGTGCACGACGATCCCGAAGTCGTCCTGATGGACACAACCGCGGGCCGGGAGATGCGCTATCTTCGGCTCGTCACCCTCGAGTTCGACCTCGAGCGCGACGAAGAGGATCTCGAAGATGGCACCTACGAACTAGCGGCCTACCAACTCGAGAGCCCGAACGAACAGCAGTTGTTCATCCCGTTCCGGGACAAAACGACCGGACAGCAGACCTACGAGGGCGGGCGCTACATGGAACTGGCACCGGATCGGGACCTCGAGACGGGCGACGACCTCGTCGTGGACTTCAACCTCGCGTACACGCCGTTCTGTGGCTACAGCGAGACCTACGACTGTCCGCTCCCACCCGAGGAAAACTGGCTCGAGGTCACGATTCCGGCGGGCGAGCGCTTCGAGTAG